Genomic window (Nymphaea colorata isolate Beijing-Zhang1983 chromosome 1, ASM883128v2, whole genome shotgun sequence):
GTCAAGGGAAGTTGCGctatcaatataaataaatagtcTCAGAACTATGTATTAGGTTGACGCAAAGCTCAAACTGCATGACTATTTCCAAATTAGAATTGGACCCGATCTATTTTAGGATTTTAAACTGTTTTTAGATATTAGATTGATATTAAGATGCTAATGCTCTCCCTGATTAACTTGGTTATGAAGGTTTTATAAGGTGCAGGATAAGCTAGCCAAATCCAAACCAGTATGTGGTTTATGATCCCAACATGATTCATGAAACTCAATACTACTCCTACAGAGGCTGCATGGAAACAgtaacattatgttattgtCCCATGCATCTAACCCAGAAAATTGGTTAGATTCATTGTAAACTTCAAAAGTGTTATATGAATTTGCCTTACTTTTTATGACAGATGCATGGAACAATAACATCTATTGCTGTTGTCAAATGGTCCCACAAGGAATTGGATGCATCTATTCATTGCCAAACCGAGaggcaaaaccaaaaaattttgtCCAGGGAAGGTTAAGACTTATATAAGAAATTTAAAGGGAGTCATacgtctttttttaaaaaaaaaaactcatgatgTAAGTAAATTAAAAAAGGTAAATTCTATTACTTTTTCTAAGTTTATAAAATGGTAGCTGTTCAGCTTATATAATATGATACTTTATGAGCTATCAATTAAGTTGATGAATTAACTTATAATTAGCTCACATAGTCTTAAAGCTTTTTAATCCACATATACCATAAATTGCAAGAGAAAATCGTGAGGACCTCTCTCAATATGTCATGATTAATGTGTTTTAATTAAAAGGAAAACCAGAAGGAATATCTCAACCGCGAGACAAGAAGAATAAGGTGTCATTTCATAAAATACAAGAGTTCTAGATTGGCAATTCTGGCATGTCTAGAAAGCTCAGTGGTCTTAATGGACAACAACcctttgtcattatctcataatcCGCAGCCCCTCTTGGCTATTGAATCTCTTTAGtaaataaaatcaaatccaTTTTGATTTGTTCCATTGAAAATAAGGATAATTATTGGTTCTTGTCCAACTCCTTTGATTTGGAATTACTTGCTTGCTTAAGgtcttttcaatattatttatGCTCTCCAAATCAATGGTGCGGATTGCTTCCCTTGCAGACAGCAATACAGTACAAGGCAGTCTACTGCctttcttttcaactttttcttttccatcggAATAAAATATGGTGGTCTGTCTTTGCCTTTATGCTCGCCAATCCAAATAGATCATCATTTCTTTCCTGAAAAGTATCCATAAGATCTTAAATCCTTGTTTTtgtataatatttttcaaaaacctttCTTCTTTATCCTGCCAAGTTGTTGGAATCAAAAGTGAGGAGTCACTGGCATACAGAGAAAGCCCTGTTTATCATGTACTTTATGAAATGATAATCACTTTTCTTAatactttctctctcctattaATAGCATTGTGCTCTTGAGAATGTGAGGGCTGTAGTTAAGATCATTTTTTGAGCGAGCAGGAAGAGTATTTTATACTCGAACAAAAGCCTCCACATCCCTTTTCTGGTTGTTCCGCGTCATATAAGCCCCCATCTCTAAACTGGCATTGGTGCTCTTGAGAAGAGCACTGTAGTTAAGATCATTTTTTGGGCGAGTAGGAAGAGTATTTTATACTCGAGCAAGAGTTCATGGTTGCAACATACATGGTGTTGAGACCGCCAGTGCAGGTAAACTAGTATACTGGTTCCAATTCACTGATGAAAAGGAGGTTGACACCTATGCCACTAGAACCAGTGACCTGCTGCATATTGAATATGTCCAACACCAACAAAATGAAGGTCTCAATTTTAGTTTACCTAGCTGGtcaattgtttttgtttacctAGCTAGCACTTCCAAATCATATTTAgatatggagaaagagagagaaaaggggctACCACATTGACAAACAGCAGACTCGAACCCACCATCTACTAGGACCCCGAGTAACAGCAATTCACATCtcttattcaaaactctaaGATAGGTCATGATACAACAGTAGCAGTTAAGGTTGGGCATCGGACCAGGGGCCTGTCGAGCTTTCGAGTACCTGGCCTGGGCTCAAGTTGTCTCGAGCCTGACTTCGAATTGGGCTGGGCCCTGGCTCGGGCCAACACTGTGTTGGCCGACTATGGTTGGGCCCAACTTGGCCTGATAGaatatatttcaattttttattaaaattggaCCCGGCCCAAGGTCATAGCCAGCCCGTGCCTGACTCCGGAATCGAGCCGCCTGATGCCCAGTCCTTGTAGCAGCCTCAGCGACAAATCCAACACTCCAACAAGAAGAAAGGGTCCATGTTGGCATGCATCGGATTACATATGCCTGAATTTTGGGCCAAGTAATTCTTCATCTTATTAGTGATACAACTTGCAAAAGTTTTGGAAGCGGTCAGGTGTCATGGACCCAGGTCTCCGATCGTCCATCTAGTAGCCCGCATCCCCTTCATTTTCCGTCTCCTTCTAGAAGAAAGATAAACCAGGTTACAATGGCGCTGTCGTTTATGAAAATCTCGTTTCCATGGTTATGGTCTTCTCAGTACTGCCTGCAAGCCGATAGTTGCATTTATGTTCAAACCTCGTGTGTTTTGGTCGCGATTCCTTCTGACATTTCGTAATGTAGTTGGAAcattttccaagattttctcTGACAATTCTCAGATGTTCAAAATGTTCGAGGTTTTGCCTCTACCAGTGGATTGCCGATTACGAGGACTGTGACGCAATCGCCATTACCAACTCGATCACCGCATTTATGAGGAAAGAATCCGAATAAAATTTCATAGTGTCGTTTTCAAATATCATACTTCGAGGCCTCGAGATTTTGATATCTCTGTTGAACTGGTTGACGGCCAGTATAGCCTCACTTTTTTGTCAATTAACAACAACAAtgttaataataacaaattgagTTCAAATCTGTTGTCAATggctaaaaattgaaaatgtatTACTCACGACTGATGAGACTTTCACACGCAACTTTTAATTGTTAGCCATGTGGCAAGATTTGCATCGTCCTTAATAACAACGGTGGTGGTGGTCTGCGACTTGCAATCTTTACTGCTGTAAGCGTTGGATGACAGAAAAGAATGCTCAGTAATTTGGAAAGTAGGTAAGAGAAATAGTTCTGCAATTTGCCATTAAATGGGGAACTAGAGTTCAGATCATTCAACTCCTGGGTTCAGATCATTCAACTCCTGGAAATCGGATTGGGTCTATTTCAGCACAGCACAGATAAAAAATGACCGAAAGTTTACATCCTTGCGATTTACGCACAGCTATTTTGCACCGAAGAGGACAAAAAGACTTTCAATCATATTGTGCGGTTTTCCTTGCCAAGAAAAATCCCGTGAACATATTTTGTGCCTGTGGCCAAAGCCAAAAAGAGTCGCCTATCCTGAACAAATCTTTAACGTTGGGCTCCCGTTTTCTTGCACGCTGACTTGGCTGCTCTCTGCCGACGGACGGGTAATGGCGGGGCTGTGGGCGCCGTCCATCCTCAGGACGACCAACAATCCGGTTCTAGTGGCATCCACGATGGTGATGATGCTCCCGACCACCCTCACCAAGACTCCTTCTTCTCGGTTCACCATCATGTCATTCTCCTCACCTCCATCGTCGGACACTTCAGATTGTATGCCGTTTCACAGAACCTTTGTGCTACGTTACCCTCTTAATTTTTAGTGCATTTGGGCATCCAATTTAATTGGTATTTGAAATATTCTGCATTCACACTTTTGGGGAGTTCGTGGTTGGTTTGATGGTGGCTTCTGGGGAATAGttgaatttcttcttcctcGGTTACCGGTTCCGTATAGTTTCTTTTAGCTGTTCAACGCGCTCTGTTTGATTTGGAGCCAGCGGGTTCGACTAAAAGATTATTCGAAGTGGCTTTGTGGGAAATAGAAAAAACCATGAACCATTGTTTATTTTGAATCCCAGTGTGATACAGCTCTTCGTAGATAGTGGCCTTTCGTGGTCTCAAATTAGACCTATTACTTTTTCTGTGGTGAATCACATACATAGATTTAAGATGATATTCTGAGACAGAACTAGCTATACGTGAAGAATCTTCCTTTGGATAATGCCGCTCTTTCGGATATTCCTGCTTAGTTGTTAAAGCCTCCACTTGTTTGTTTCAAGTTGTTTATGTAGAGAGATAGTCTTGAATGGGGTGAAGCGCTGTTTACTTTTTCTCAATGGATTGCACGTTCCTTCATGTGCAGCTCAAGTGAAAATACCGCTCCGAGTTGGCTTTTTGGGGCTTGGCATTATGGGCTCTCCTATGGCTAAGAATCTTATAAATGCAGGGTACGCTAAACTTTCTTCTTTATCGGATGATAGTAATAAATGGAGTTCAACTTGGAACCCTGTAACTGTAGATCAAGATACAAGGAATTCTGTTTTTATGTATGTACTTCTAAGAGTATCACCGTGAATACATTGTTTGTAGCAAGGTTTCATGTAAGACTATGAAACGTTTTACACTTCAAAATTTGTTTATGAATTAGGCAGATCGTCGTATTACTCTACAGTACTTTTATGCACTTCTGCAAACTAATGTTCGTTTTAGAAACAAGCAATACCAAACCAATGATGGAATAGCTCCAGAAAGCGTAAACATGGATGAGGTGAGCTCCAATGCCAAGAGAAGAATAAGCAAATGGAACTAGGCTGTTCCACTTAgtccttatttttcttgacCTAAGCTGTTTACAATTTGCTCAAGCCTGCGCCAATTTCCCCTCTCAAAAGTACCAGTAAAGCAGCGGCTTGTTGCTAATAACCCGTCTTTCCAAGTTCAAGCATTGATACAACAATAAGAAGTTAAGAACCATTTATTTCCTGTTCTATTTGAAAACATGATGAACATTTTCCTCCTCATTATTATGTCTTTCTAAGCAATTGCACTGTCAGTGTCATGGGTTAATGGTTTGGTGTGAAAATACCTTTTTAGCTATGTTTTCATTTGGCCTCAAATATATAACTATAAGAGCCATCTGTCTTGTAGATGTGATGTAACTGTGTGGAATAGGACCAAGGGCAAGTGCGATCAACTCCTCGACCTTGGAGCAAGGTGTGCTTTTCTTCTACAATATTTTTGTACTATGAAGTTATGTGTGTAAATTTCATTAATCTTATAATTATGAATTTCTCAGAcaacccttttcttttttcttttttgtttgaatcttcagctatttcatgaatctggttccttgtttcttttccaGTTTCCTTTATGTGAATTTCTTTCATGCTTTTGTTTTATAGTCTTTTAAGAgagctttttccttttccaaaacCCGTCATAATCCATGGATAATTTAATGTGCCAGAACATTTGTGTTTGACatgtttgaattattttcagttGCAGCTTCAACAGTTTCATTTTGCAACATGGCACCTTCCCTAAAATTCAAGTTTATACTTCATAAGCAGAAATGTGATTGTCTTAGTGGATGAATAAAATCTAAAATAGTTACTTTGGATAGAATATTGTTGAAGGGTTTGGTGAGAGAAAAGTGGTGAAAAATTGACcatgttttatttcaagtgAATGTTTCTTAACTAGGAACATATCATTTTACTCTATGGCCATCAAGTGCAGTTTCATTCTTAGGATTTAATCGTGCTTAATGTGACATAAGAAATTATGTTTATAACTCGCATTAACTTATACTTGAATCTCAATAAGTTGCCTTCAAATTATATCTGAAAGTGACACAAGAGATCATAAACTAAGAAAAAACTTGTGATATTTGTAGTGGGATGAGGGGAAGGTTTAGATTTATAAAGGTGAAGCCCAAGCAGATCAAAGTAAAAGCTCCCTGAGGAAACGAGCTGTTGAGGTTTTAtacatttatataatatatacaagcATAGGTGCACATgccagagagaaagaaagagagaagagagcctctgattttttttttctttaaatgtgcAGATACAAGTCCTCTCCTATGGAAGTTGCATCATGTTGTGATGTGACATTTGCTATGCTTGCTGATCCTGAAAGTGCAGTGAGTTCCTTTTGATTCAATTATCAACCAGACATATCTGCCTCTTCATCATTTATGAGTGTCTTCCCCTTTCAGTTTGATGTTGCTTGTGGAAAGGAGGGTGCTGTTCATGGAATGGCTGCAGAAAAGGGGTACTACTACCTGTATATCTGTTTCTGTCTTTTACTGAAATAAGGAATAAAGCACGGATTTTGCATTGAGTCATGGAATCTGCTTTTAGGGTTTAACTGACAGAATGTATGCCCAAATTCAAGCTCCTGAATCgacattctttttcatctcaaATAAGTCAAGTTTCTTGCATATAATAATTAGTTGTACATATCGTGAATAATTTTCTTCTGCTTGAGATTTAAAAACTCTTAGGTCGAGATTTTGAATCACAAACCAGTTCACTGCTCTAGTCAGAAAGTTCTTCAATGTAATTTCCTCTTCTAGGCGATCTAAATTGCATATGTTCTTCGTTATAGGTAGCATGCTCCAGACTGCAAGAAGCTTTCCTTTCTGTTAAACATGTTCAACTATATAAAGCAGACATTTCTGCTTGCATGTAGTTTATCTTATGAGTTGTTAATGTCTCCCTTATCTCTGGTGACACTTCTGTTTGCCTGTAGTTTATGTTTGTGAATGTTAATGACTTCCTTATCTCTTTATGTTCTCATCGTAGAAGTGGCACATAAATATTTTGCTTCCCATATGATTGTACTCTTATCAGGCTTTTGAATACGACTCTTGTGGTAGTCAGTTTTGAGGTGCTGGAAATCCAGTAACCTTTTGCACATGAAATCTTCATACTTGATTCAGCAGACATTGACATATGAATCTCACGACGTGTTTCTTCCGCCTTATTTTTATAGCAACTTCAGCCATCAAGCATCTGAAATAatctttttattctttcataAGGAATGCTTGATAATGTTCGTGTAGTTCTCTTCTTGAACACTATGATTGGTTCAACTAATTGAGAGTATTTATTCTCATTATTCATAGGTATGTTGATGTATCTACAGTTGATGAAGACACCTCTAAGGCAATCAGTGAACACATTAAAGCAACTGGGGCTGTGTTTCTTGAGGTGAGACCTATATTTTAGTGTTTAAATAGATAGctaattttctcttttatatcgACATTGTTCTCTTTATGCATCTCAAATCCTGCAAATTTCAGTTAAAAACAATAGCTTATTTTGAAATTCTATCACTCTTTTAAGACATCTTGGTAGGCTCCAGTTTCAGGATCAAAAAAACCTGCTGAAGATGGCCAACTTATATTTCTTACTGCAGGTAACTGTCGCCTGTATAGTGTATGCAGTCCTTTAATTTCACTTCTCCTGAGCCTTGTCATTTTTGAGATGGAATTTATAcaaaattttaagtttgaaaCCCTTTCACTTGCCTGTACCTGTATGCTGGATAACTTTCTGTTGGAGAAAAGAGGACAGAAAGTGCACTTGTCCATTGTTTGAAATCGTGTTTAGGTTTTAGTTATCTGAAACAGCTTTGGTGAGATTATTGGCACAGATCTTGAATCTTTCATGTATGTAGGTGATCGGTCTCTCTATGAAATAGTTTCACCCTTGCTGGATATTATGGGGAAGGTGAGCTTGTAAAGATAAAGACTATTTATTCGGTTAACCTGATTGTTCCTGTTGGTTATATTGTGTATCGTACTGTGCTGCACAGTCAAGGTTTTTCCTTGGGGATGTTGGGAATGGTGCTGCAATGAAACTCGTGGTGAACATGATTATGGGAAGGTAAGTCCATCAATTTCAAACCAGATGGTTGCATGTTTTCTTATAGGACAACAGAAGTGATTCTGAGCTGATAGCCTACCGTTTCAGCATGATGGCTTCATTTTCAGAGGGACTGATCCTCAGTCAAAAAGTGGGGTTAGACCCCAATGTCCTGATTGAGGTACTAGTGATAATATCCTTAAGtcctttcattttttgatgtcattgagaagaaaccaaatgaaGTAGTTTGTTTATTATTCTTAGATTCTT
Coding sequences:
- the LOC116246394 gene encoding glyoxylate/succinic semialdehyde reductase 2, chloroplastic, which gives rise to MAGLWAPSILRTTNNPVLVASTMVMMLPTTLTKTPSSRFTIMSFSSPPSSDTSDSQVKIPLRVGFLGLGIMGSPMAKNLINAGCDVTVWNRTKGKCDQLLDLGARYKSSPMEVASCCDVTFAMLADPESAFDVACGKEGAVHGMAAEKGYVDVSTVDEDTSKAISEHIKATGAVFLEAPVSGSKKPAEDGQLIFLTAGDRSLYEIVSPLLDIMGKSRFFLGDVGNGAAMKLVVNMIMGSMMASFSEGLILSQKVGLDPNVLIEVVSQGAISAPMFSLKGPAMVQAKYPTAFPLKHQQKDLRLALGMAEAVSQPSPIAAAANELYKIAKSQGHSDADFSAVVEALKIKFQSPEN